GACGAGTGCAGAGCGGAGCGTCGCTCCGAATCTGTGCAAGCCCGGAGCGACGCTTCGCTCTGCTCTCGGCTTCAGGATCCAGCAGCTTTCGATGCAAGGTCGGTGCGTGTGCGAATCGCTGTTGGCAGGTTCTCGGGGACGATTCGACCCGCTGCAGCTGCTTGTCGCAACAACAAAAATGCGGACGTTTCTGAAACTGTTCCTTGACAGCTTGCCGCACTTTGGGTTATTCTTCCCCGGTCGTTCGAAACTGTTTCGTGTCGCTTGCCTGGAGGAGGCTTGGAGCGATGGGAAGTGTCCGTGAAATAGCCAAGCGTGCGTCGGTCAGCATCGCGACCGTCAGCCGCGTTCTCAACGACGATCAAGGCGTCGGCATCGAGACTCGGCGGCGTGTGCTCGAAGAGGTCAACGCGAGCGGATACGTCCGGCGAGTCGGCAAACGCGCCGTCGCAGAGGGCATCGCCCTCGCCTACGCCGGCCCTGCCACCGTCGCCACGCCCTTCGACCAGTGCCTGCTCTCAGGCATTGGCCGAGCCGTTGCGGATAAGGAGGCCGGCGAGTTTTTCGGCAACGACCTCCTGATCGTCAACCTGAAGACCGCCCTCCGGCCCGGCGAGTCTCCGTCCGCCCTGTTCCGTCGCAAGGGCATCAAGGGCGCGGTCCTCCGAACGACCGAGGAGGGCGCTGACATCTGCCGACAGCTTACCGCCGAAGGTTTCCCGAGCGTCGTGGCCGGCAGTCGGATCGAGGGGGGCGAGGTCCCGGTCAGCTGGGTCGATGCCGGTAGCCGGGACGCCAGCCGCGAGGCCGTGGCCCACATGATCGGGCTCGGGCACGAGCGGATCACCGTCGTCGCCAACACCCGCGACGACACCGACCACCTCGACCGCATCGATGGCTGGCGTGACGCGATGTCCGCGTCGGGCTTGTCGACAGAAGATGCCCCCGATGCCATGCCGATGGTTCTGCGTCTTCCGGCCCTCTACGAGCAAGGCCGAACGATCCTCAAGCAGTGGCTTGCAACGCCAAATGAGCTTCGCCCGACAGCCTTCTACGTCGCCGACCCGCTGCCAGCACTGGGTCTTTTGCGGGCGGCGTACGACGCAGGGGTTTCTGTACCAGACGATTTCAGCCTCGTCGGCTTCGACGACGGCGACGCCCAGCGGCTGACGATGCCACCGATGTCGGCCGTCTGCCAGGACGCAGCAGAGCTCGGCGAGGCGGCGGTCGACGTTCTACGAATCCAGATGGCGGGCAAAGTGCGTCGACGTGACGACGAGCCATCGTCCCCGGCAGCCGTCGAGCAGCGGAGCGTGTTTACGACCTTCCGAGCTGGCGCGACTGTCGGGCTGCCGTCGTCGCGCTGATGGAATCCAGGCACCCGTCTCACGTGCGAGGCATGCCGTCAAGTTTACTGAATGACACAGACACCACTCATTTCGGCAACGGCCCTTCAGGGCGTTCAGCAGACACTGCCCGCGTGGCTCGATAGACGTCAAACTAACAGCCCCATCTCATCGGAGGCCCGTTCATGAAGTATCAGCGCAGAACAAACGGATTTACTCTGGTCGAGCTGCTGGTGGTGATCGGCATCATCGCCCTCCTGATCAGCATCCTTTTGCCGGTCCTCAGTCGCGCACAGTCGTCGGCGCGATCGACCGTGTGCCTGAGTCAGCTGAGGCAGATCGGCTCGGCCACAGCCTTGTACGTGAACGCCGAGAGTCTTTTCCTACCGCCTAGCTTCTACTTCAACGAGTTCGTAGACAATCGCGGTTTAGATCGTGCCCTACCGGTCATTCTCCGCGACTACATCAGCATCGGCGGCGATCCGAATGTCGACTTCTCCCAGGTCGCTGCCGATGAGGCAAGCGATTCGGCTGACATTTGGACGTGCCCTGAGTCGATCCTCAGCGAGGCCAATCAGTTCCCGCTGACCTACGGCGGCAACGGACAGGTCCATCGGTACATTTCGGTTGTAAACCCGGCCACTCCCAACGCGGACCCGGTTCCGGGCTTTTATGACGAGCTGCTGAAGATCACGCGTGTCCGGAATAGCAGTGAAGTCGTCGCCATCGCCGACTCAGCTCAAACCAGCGGTTCGTTCGTTGCGGGCGGCTGGCTCGACTGGACTCAGCTCAACAACCAAGGTTTTGACGACCCGGCAAACGCCGGCCGGCTGACCAGCACGCTTCCGGGTTGGGATCTGAATGACGACCGCCCGACAGGTGGCAATTACCACATTCGTTACCGACACGGCGACAACAGGACTGCCAACATTCTGTACGTCGACGGGCACGCCGGCGCGGTCGCGCAGGATGTACTGACTTTCCAGAATCTCTCCGGTGCCTACTAGCCGGCAGATGATTCTGTGCCTGCCCGGACGTTCCGAGCAGGACTTTACGAGGGGGTGTTTCCCATGTTTGGAGGATTGGAATGTTCGGAAAACACATGATCGTCGCAGCCGCTGCGACCGCAGTTTTTGCAGGCAGCGCTTCGGCAAGCTTGTTCACGGAACTCACCGTCAACGGTGATTTCGAGACGGGTGATTTCACCGGCTACGTTCAGTTCCCGACCGGTCCCGGTCAGCAGAATGTCGTCTCGACCAACCCGTCCAGCGGCACGTTCGCGGGCGAAATCGTCAACGACGCGACGTTGAGCAACTCCCTCATCAAGCAGGAGAAGATTGGCATCGGCATGGTGAGCCCGGGCGATACGCTTCGTGTTCGCTTCGATGCGCGCGGCAGCTACGCCCAGCCCGGCGGTGTTGCATTCGCCGAGTTCTTCTCGGAAATCGACCCGGTTGGTGGTGGAACGTCGGCTGCGGAAATCCTCGGCGGCGGACCACTGGCGATCGACCCTGACCCGTCGGTTTGGACCTCGTTTGAGTTCCTCGTCACCGCCGGCCCCGATGTCGACGGCGGCGTGACGCTGCAGCTCGGTGCCACCAACGGCCCTGCCGCCGGCACCACGATGTACTACGACAACCTGAGCGTTCAGGTGATCCCGGAGCCCGGCACCATGGCCTTCCTGGGCACTGCCGGCCTGGGCCTGCTCGCCCGACGTCGTCGCGCGTAGGTCGGTCCGGTCTTCGATTGATTCCCCTTTTGCCCCGTCGGTGCGAAATGCTCCGGCGGGGCCTTGACTAAACGCGGGCTACACCTCGTGCAAACTGACTCTGGTGATATGACTCCCACGATTGGGAAGCATGTTCCTGATTGATGATTGGCAACCCGCGGAACCTGAAAGCATCTGCAATGTGGAAAACATTTCTCGTCGTCCTGCTTTTTCCCTGCCTCGCTCTCGCTGCCAAGGTTGAAGTCGTCGCCACGGACGGCAACCACCAACTGCTGATCGACGGCGAACCCTTCTTCGTCAAAGGAGGTGGTGGTGATGGCCCCAAGGACGTGCTTGCCGCCGTTGGTGGCAACGCGTTTCGGACATGGGGCACCGACAACCTGCTGGACCAGCTCGACGAGGCCGAGTCGCTCGGCCTGAAGGTCGCCGTCGGCATCTGGCTCGGTCATGAGCGGCACGGCTTCGACTACAACGACAAGGCCCAGGTCGCGGAGCAATTCGAATCAGCCAATGCCGCCATCGATGCGTTCAAAGACCACCCTGCCGTGCTGCTTTGGTCGATTGGCAACGAAATGGAAGGCTTCGCGGACGGCGACAACGAGAAGATCTGGGCCGCGGTTGAAGAGATCGCGGCCTACGCGAAGGCGACCGACCCCAACCACCCCACCATGACCGTCGTCGCCGAGATCGGCGGCGAACGCGTGCGGGCGATGCACGAGCTCACGCCCAGCATCGACATCGTCGGCATCAACGCCTACGGCGGCGCACCAAGCATCGCCGAGCGTTACCGCGAAGCCGGCGGTACCAAGCCGTTCATCCTCACCGAGTTCGGGCCCGTCGGTACGTGGGAAGTCCAAAAGAACGACTGGGGCGCGGTGCCCGAACCCACGAGCAGCGAGAAGGCACAGTACTACGGCCTGGCCTATCGCAACTCGGTTCTGGCTGAGAAGGACAAGCTCTGCCTGGGCAGCTTCGCCTTCACCTGGGGCTTCAAGCAGGAAGCCACCGCCACGTGGTTCGGCATGTTCTATGACGACAACACCAAGCTGGCGGCGGTCGATGTGATGCAGGAACTTTGGACCGGAGCGCCGCCTCGAAATCGCGTGCCACAGATCGAGCCGATTCGCGCTCCCGGCAACCGCTTCATCGAGGGCCAGACCGTTACGTTCACTGTCGACGCGTTCGATCCGGGAGGTGAGCCGCTCACCGCGCAATGGAAGCTTTACGCCGAGGCCGAGGAGTACCGCGTGGGTGGTGACGCGGAGCCAAAGCCCGATCGCTTTGCAGATGCCGTCATTGAATCCAACCTCAACTCGGCCACCATTCGCATGCCCGATCAACCCGGCGCTTACCGGGTGTTCGCCATCGTTCGCGATCCCGCCGGCGGCGGTGCGACGGCCAACATGCCAGTCTTCGTGCAGGACTCCGACACCGCCGCCAAAGAACGCCTCGCCGTCGCCCCCGAACTGCCGCTGGTGCTCTACGCGGACGACATCGGCCCGATGCCATACGTGCCTTCGGGCTGGGTGGGCAAAACAGACGCTCTGTCCGTCGAAAACAACGACACCAAGTACGCCAACTCCGGCAACACCGCAATGCGCGTCGCATTCATGAGCCCTGGCGACTGGGCCGGCGTTGTCTGGCAGAACCCCGCCAACGATTGGGGTGACCTCCCCGGCGGGTTCGACCTGAGCGACGCCACCAAACTGACCTTTTTCGCCCGCGGCGAAACCGGCGGCGAGAAGGTCGACTTCAGCTTCGGCGCCCTTCGCGAAGGCCAGGCGTTCACCGACACCGCCGCTGGCAAGGTTGTCGTCGAGCTGACAGACGAATGGCAGCAATACGAGATCGACCTCACGGGCAAAGACCTTCGCCGAATCAAAACTGGCTTCGCTTTCGCCATCCCCGGCCAAGGCAAGCCTGTCGTCTTTTATCTGGATGACGTGCGGTACGAGTGAGCATCGATTGGGCCTGGTGAATCGCTAATCGCGACGCATATCTTCTCGGTCATGCCCGGCCGCGGACGATGGTTCCTCATCGCCGCGGCCGGTTTGCTTTGGCTCGCGATCACGACGCCCAAGCTTCTCCAGCACGCGTCCGCCAACACCGCCGACCTCGACACCGGCAACTACCACCACCTCGCCTGGGCCATCGCCCACCTCGGCCCGGCCGAAGGCTTCGCTAGCAGTGTCCTCACGCGGCACCACCTCGGCGAGCACTGTTCGCCGGTCATGCTGCTCGTCGCCCTCCAGTACCTCGTCTGGCCCAGCGCGTACGTGCTGATGCTCCTCCAGGCGACGGCTGTCTGGGCGACGATCTGGATGACACTGCTCTTCGCCCACCACACCCTCCGTCATCCTGAGCGAGCGCAGCGAGTCGAAGGACCTCGTCTGGAGGTCGTAAACGATCCCGAACGACGTCCCTCGACTGCGCTCGGGATGACGGATGGGACGCGACGGATCATCCTGGCCGTCTTCCTCGCGATGCTGCTCGTCTGGCCGCCGTTGACGGCGACGCTCGCGACGCAGTTTCAGCCGATCGAACTGGCCGCGCCGCTCGTCGCGCTGTCGCTGCTCCTCGTCCACACGCGACGGACACGATGGCTCTGGCTGACAATTCCGCTGCTCCTGTCGACGCGCGAAAGTGCCCCACTGGCCGTGGTCGGCATCGGGCTCTACGCGGGCATCGGGCATCGGCGCTGGGGCCTGTTCGGCGTCCTGACCACGGTCGCGATCGCATGGCTCGTGATCGCGATGGGCGTCGTCATGCCCTACTTCCGCGGCGGTGCCGAGTGGGGCCACACCAGCTACGTCGACTGGTCGGCCGCCTGGGACGACAAGGCCGAG
The sequence above is drawn from the Planctomycetota bacterium genome and encodes:
- a CDS encoding prepilin-type N-terminal cleavage/methylation domain-containing protein, which gives rise to MKYQRRTNGFTLVELLVVIGIIALLISILLPVLSRAQSSARSTVCLSQLRQIGSATALYVNAESLFLPPSFYFNEFVDNRGLDRALPVILRDYISIGGDPNVDFSQVAADEASDSADIWTCPESILSEANQFPLTYGGNGQVHRYISVVNPATPNADPVPGFYDELLKITRVRNSSEVVAIADSAQTSGSFVAGGWLDWTQLNNQGFDDPANAGRLTSTLPGWDLNDDRPTGGNYHIRYRHGDNRTANILYVDGHAGAVAQDVLTFQNLSGAY
- a CDS encoding LacI family DNA-binding transcriptional regulator, yielding MGSVREIAKRASVSIATVSRVLNDDQGVGIETRRRVLEEVNASGYVRRVGKRAVAEGIALAYAGPATVATPFDQCLLSGIGRAVADKEAGEFFGNDLLIVNLKTALRPGESPSALFRRKGIKGAVLRTTEEGADICRQLTAEGFPSVVAGSRIEGGEVPVSWVDAGSRDASREAVAHMIGLGHERITVVANTRDDTDHLDRIDGWRDAMSASGLSTEDAPDAMPMVLRLPALYEQGRTILKQWLATPNELRPTAFYVADPLPALGLLRAAYDAGVSVPDDFSLVGFDDGDAQRLTMPPMSAVCQDAAELGEAAVDVLRIQMAGKVRRRDDEPSSPAAVEQRSVFTTFRAGATVGLPSSR
- a CDS encoding PEP-CTERM sorting domain-containing protein; protein product: MIVAAAATAVFAGSASASLFTELTVNGDFETGDFTGYVQFPTGPGQQNVVSTNPSSGTFAGEIVNDATLSNSLIKQEKIGIGMVSPGDTLRVRFDARGSYAQPGGVAFAEFFSEIDPVGGGTSAAEILGGGPLAIDPDPSVWTSFEFLVTAGPDVDGGVTLQLGATNGPAAGTTMYYDNLSVQVIPEPGTMAFLGTAGLGLLARRRRA
- a CDS encoding DUF2079 domain-containing protein — translated: MPGRGRWFLIAAAGLLWLAITTPKLLQHASANTADLDTGNYHHLAWAIAHLGPAEGFASSVLTRHHLGEHCSPVMLLVALQYLVWPSAYVLMLLQATAVWATIWMTLLFAHHTLRHPERAQRVEGPRLEVVNDPERRPSTALGMTDGTRRIILAVFLAMLLVWPPLTATLATQFQPIELAAPLVALSLLLVHTRRTRWLWLTIPLLLSTRESAPLAVVGIGLYAGIGHRRWGLFGVLTTVAIAWLVIAMGVVMPYFRGGAEWGHTSYVDWSAAWDDKAEYLLVMLLGLGLFPYLGRHSLAATIGVIPGLLLNVSVARWTQYSFVGHYDAQTIPFLMIAAAHGLRALTTLNRTIALTVPSLALSLILWGIPGTKTVWQRLDDWWPSADRRATIAEAVEMAERYRNAPALTAHHRLGPHVAGRPNYVAERTGRTKEKWVWWISTRARPGHLFLIPREDNAFVKSGFPGQVRRSGSAVLIERGNCVELWQWPLDAPAHGNTEAARAYAAWLHAGDDDERSEYDP
- a CDS encoding glycoside hydrolase family 2 TIM barrel-domain containing protein; translated protein: MWKTFLVVLLFPCLALAAKVEVVATDGNHQLLIDGEPFFVKGGGGDGPKDVLAAVGGNAFRTWGTDNLLDQLDEAESLGLKVAVGIWLGHERHGFDYNDKAQVAEQFESANAAIDAFKDHPAVLLWSIGNEMEGFADGDNEKIWAAVEEIAAYAKATDPNHPTMTVVAEIGGERVRAMHELTPSIDIVGINAYGGAPSIAERYREAGGTKPFILTEFGPVGTWEVQKNDWGAVPEPTSSEKAQYYGLAYRNSVLAEKDKLCLGSFAFTWGFKQEATATWFGMFYDDNTKLAAVDVMQELWTGAPPRNRVPQIEPIRAPGNRFIEGQTVTFTVDAFDPGGEPLTAQWKLYAEAEEYRVGGDAEPKPDRFADAVIESNLNSATIRMPDQPGAYRVFAIVRDPAGGGATANMPVFVQDSDTAAKERLAVAPELPLVLYADDIGPMPYVPSGWVGKTDALSVENNDTKYANSGNTAMRVAFMSPGDWAGVVWQNPANDWGDLPGGFDLSDATKLTFFARGETGGEKVDFSFGALREGQAFTDTAAGKVVVELTDEWQQYEIDLTGKDLRRIKTGFAFAIPGQGKPVVFYLDDVRYE